The following coding sequences are from one Homalodisca vitripennis isolate AUS2020 chromosome 7, UT_GWSS_2.1, whole genome shotgun sequence window:
- the LOC124366813 gene encoding octapeptide-repeat protein T2-like has product MREREIRSGPRAEREKRRDSEEEESKERIERRGERRTERRERGETRRMRERGPECWERGRGEPEVESTRDGASIRKQERGEGREAGRRERERATRGGELRERSEREREERRAVREENEERGCESIRGG; this is encoded by the coding sequence atgagagagagagagattcgcAGTGGACCGAGAGCGGAGAGAGAGAAGAGGAGAGATAGCGAGGAGGAGGAGAGCAAGGAGAGGAtcgagaggagaggagagagaagaACAGAGAGGAGAGAACGAGGAGAGACCAGACGGATGAGAGAGAGAGGACCCGAGTGTTGGGAGCGAGGAAGAGGAGAGCCTGAGGTAGAGAGCACGAGAGATGGAGCTAGCATACGGAAGCAGGAGCGAGGAGAGGGGAGAGAAGcagggaggagagagagagagagggcgACGAGAGGCGGAGAGCTGAGAGAGaggagcgagagagagagagaggagagaagaGCAGTTAGAGAGGAGAACGAAGAGAGGGGATGTGAGAGTATCCGAGGAGGATGA